TGGATCGTACCTTTATTATAATTTCTTGCGAAATTCGCCTCCAGTTGCTATATTTTGATTTGTTATCGAAATAATCGTGCGTAGCTTGCACAATGAGAGGAGCTAATTAAAAAATCTCCAACGAAGCTTACACGTTTCATTATTTACAATAACAAAACAAGCGAACAGAAAACGAAGTGCGCCTCGTGGTTATCTAATCTAAGAATGTAGAAAAGCGGTCCTTTTATCGGACATTTATTTGAATGTGTGTCTGGAAAATTATCAATACATCATCCCGGGATGAGCTGCTCGTTGAAAGAATACGTTCGGATTTGCTGATAGAGTCGTGTACAAATTTCCTGCGTCTTCCGGCCTCAAATACATGCCTGGTGGTAAGACGAACGTCTCCATCGGTGCATGAACatctgtaaaatatatttatttctcaaTGAATTCGTGTAACGATCATTCATAATCGTGGAAATAGTCAGTGAAGGCTTGTATTACATTATCAAAGTAATTTTAAGATTTACCAACAAATTCTATTTTTTCATAGGAATAGAATTTAcgtatttttaaaatatgaCTAAGAAAAATTTGATAGCTGGGTGGCAATTTGTTATCCGTTTTTACGTCCTGCCAAAACACGTTACTAATTTCCGGTCACAATGAAAACGTCGCGTGCTCGCTTATCCTTCCGGTCGTGTTAAGCAGTAGAGCGTAATTTTCACgataaatgtatttatatttggtgttacatttctatattttattcgtactCGTATTATTTTATCTTCAAGGTTTTAACCTTGTTTAGGTTCTGCAAATATTTATGACAGGAGAAGGCTTCAGGAGATTACGTGCTAAATGCTGACACAAAATCTCCATTAAACAGAGACACAATTGTTTCGTACACGTAACCGCATTTTGAAGTGGGTCACACCTGTCGCGTTGCTCACAAACTTGTGATTATTCGAAAGTTTCTTGTTACGGGAgagtaatttttattatttttgaaattgCGTTGTCACGAAGGACCAATGGAAACAGAAAAAGTCGGCCAGTAACTTTTATTAAGATGGCTATTTTTGGAATCGTGGAAAAAGTTCTTAGAAATTTTAAACCCAAGTAGTACAAATACTTGTAACTTTTATTAGGCAAATAAGTGGATATTAAGACTTATTATTATGGCAGTAAAGAGATTAGAAAGTGGCCGTAATACGTAGCAATAAGATTTATACGTTTAAAGAAGACTTTTGACATAGGAATTTAATTATCTCCTTTGATCAGCTATTGGATAATACTTTTCCTTGCTCCTTCAAATTAAAAGAGAGATACAAAAGGACAAGCAGATATCGTTGTTTCGTAAGAAACTGAAGAATACTTCTAGCGAAATCTCGATCAAACTTTTTACGCAACGGCAATTGATTTATAAACTTAATCGAAAGGTTGAAAAACGATGTAGCTGAATATTATGATAACTAGAACCGGTGTCATAAACGAGCGGATGGTTTGTGCCTGGCAGGCTAGTGACCTCTGCCTCGCAATATGTAGTATAATCCACGCCCTACTCGTAATAATGGATATTACGATAAAGAGATATATTACGAAGCTAACACATTTACCTGAAACATTTCCTTCTTAAAAAGAGATATTATTCGacaatttaaattttctttttccaaaaAGTAGCCACGTACAGCATATTTTATCGATGGCAACCGCGGCTATAGAATTGTTTCTCTCTTCTCGTATCCTAAGGTAATAGATTGTTACCTTCATATTATATTATCTGCgtaaaaacaatatttaattaTCTATATGAAAGCTAACTTTGTTTCCTTACTGATGGATCAATCGCATGGGATAAATTGGATCAAAGCGTTAGGAATCAGTTTTCTAAATAAAACTCTTATTTACCCCCTTTATCTTTCGTATCAGGTATCGCTATAAGAAAAAACGAGCATTCCTCTATTCGAAAATTTTCTCATCCAGACGATCTAATTTGCAAAATTTGGATACCGAAGACCGAATTGTAATTTAGAGCGGTATCTATGACAATGTACGTTCGATGATACATGCTCCGATAATGTTATATTTAGAGGAAAATCTTGACTAGCTGTTACCTACGAAAGTGGAGAATTTGTTTTCTCCTTTGTCGAAAAAAGTTCAATCAGCCACCACCAACAACAGGTCACCGATTAACTAGCGTCGTCTGATCTAACGGGATTTGTTTCCCCTTCCACATTAATTCTCGGAGAAGCGCTTGACCTCCGCCTCGAAACTTTCTCCCTCTCCACCTTTCCAGTAAGAGGTTTTTCCTccctttcgttcgttcgttcctcGAGGTGAAGGTCGCCAGAGGCGACGCCGTAACGGAGGAAAAGTTTGGACGGGGAATTTACCGAGAGAATCAACCGAGGTATTTCCGGGACTACTGTAATACCTGTGGTATTTTTCTTCCTCGATTACGATCGGCTAGCAAAATTATCAATTTGTGCTCGGTATGCTCGAtttgaataaaatatgtatCCATTGGCTTAGCGTTAGCTCGATTAAACATTAGGCATATTAAATTATTGATAATATAATATCGAAAGATCTTTAGGTTTCGATATCTAAAACACTGTACAGAAGAATTTTTAATCGTTCTATCGGTAGGAAAATTTTTAGATTTCGACAAAATTCCCATTTTCTTTCCCTTGAAGatctataataaattatatatttcatgtatCACAAGAGAAGCATTGGCGAGTAATAGCGCGAATATTCTGTGTATTACCAACAATGTATATATCTTAttgtataaattttcaaactattACTTTAATTACGTGTTTCCTAAGCTGTATTTTCTAATACAACTAACGCTCTGCAACTAAAATGATATATAGCTTAAGTTGTTACAAACATAAATGCTGATACTTTGCAATTAGCTAATTTCTAGTGGGACTTACCGTCGGAGTATATGGGGCTTCCACCATGCCTGCAGGCAGTGCATCCAGGTATAGCGGATGAAACTAATGCCACGCGATCTGCAATCAAAGGCATCAATAATATATGCACTATTACATTATACCAATGGTAAAAACACTAACAATTAGTACTAAttgattttcattaaattcgagTTGATATAATTTTAACGTACATTCCTGTCGTAAACCGTATAAGATTTAACACTGTTTACACGCaagaaaaattttaattcttaaattttactttttaatagCTCGTCGTAACACGTACGCACGTACAATAGCTTCGCTGTATTAATTAAACTTTAATTAatcattttctttcttcgtatatagttttacgatccGTTGAAATGGATAAAACATGACGAACACGCTGATACTGTGCGAAGTGATCGAAACGGAACGACGTTTAAGCGAGCTACAAGAAACGGTGGATGCGTGCATGAAAACGCAGGTGAAATTTGCTCGTTTGATAAAAGAAACATAGTGAAATCAGCACGACGCTCAATTTCAACATTTGGAAAGTATCATTCGTAaagtaaacaaaaaaaaaaaaaaaggaaaggcgAAGTAATACGAAATTTCTTGCTATAATAAGACTTTACGATATGGATTTTGGCTAAATACTCgtgatttttgtttttcttaatTAACGACGTTATTAATAGATTCTGTACGCCGAGGAGGCGTTAATAAATAGCTTAGCGGTAACGCTTTAATTGGTGAAAATGTCTTCAATTACATACACGTAACAAGCCAAAGAGTACACAACTATGAACGTACCGCCGCTGTGATAATGCATCTTTCTCTTTAAAGAAGCTTCAGCTGGCTTGAAGTGGAAGAAGGAAGGCGAGTAACGGCTGCCAGGAAGCGAGCTCAAAGCATCGTCTCGATCACGAATCACCGTTGCGGAAGCTTCTCGACCGAGGGCAGCTAACTGCCGACCCTTCGGCAGGAACATCGTCAGGAACACGAGAAGGGAAGTAGTCAATAAACCATAAGCTAGCCAGGCTTCTCTGTCACTCTCCGTCGAGGCAGCCACTGAACCGATCGCACTCGATATCCAAATCGGAAGCGATAAACCAACAGCCAAGCCAATAAATGCTGCTTCCCGGTTGTTGTCTCGAACGCCGCGTGCTCGAACTGCTAAACAAGCTACTGCAACCAACAGCGCGCCCGGATATCTGAAAACCGATCGTCCGATCTTCAATGCGTCACCTTCAAAATTTCATTCGGAATTTACGTTTCTGTAGATTTGGAAAAATtatctttctttcgtttttataCCGATAGCGTGTTAGAGCCGGATAAGTTTCCTTCGTATTATAGGAAGATTAGAATCGTACAAGCCTGGAAATATTTCCTAACAACTTTCCATTGCAACGGTGTAATTTGAATTCATAGCCTGATAGCAAGTGTCATTTTTATAACCGTGAAATATTGTCGATGGAAGAGGTTTACATTTCAAAAGTTTACCCGAGGGAAGCCACTATCTGTCCAAGAGGAGTTTTGCAACAGGACATTGGAGAGTTTTGTCCTGTATTTTGTACCTGAACCACCGTAGGTGGTTCGCCGTAAAACCATTGTCCAATGATAGCTACCTGCACGAGCACGGCGAATCCCAATACTAGTGCCTGTAACACAGAGGACgaacatacaccatatattaaCGTTCGCGTATGTGGCACATGTATATAAGCTGTATTTCAATAGAGTCTTGAAAAATGTATTGAATGGGCATCGGGCTTTGACCGATTAACGATGAATCGCTGTAATTATTACGATGGTATTCTCAATTAACATTCTTAACGCTTGTCAGTCACATTATAATTTATTGATGAACGAGCAGTTCCCCGCCATGTTCAAGGTTCTATTAAACGATCGCGATTATAAACGAAGAATTATTATAGGAGGAAAAGAGACGCGGTTGATTTTTCTAAcagattattttataaattgctTTCTAGTTTTTAACGTCGCTTCCTTCGATGCATATAATCACACCTATCGATAAAAAGCAACAGAAGAAAATCCGTTGAATCCGTTAGGCGAGGCAGAAAATGTCGgagatattaatattattcaacGAACGGCCAGGCATGCTTAACGACCACAACAGCTGCATTTACTGCTATTAGTAGCGGGCGTTACTACTGCGTTACTTTTCATTCAGATCCCGTCCCGCACGTACAAATAGTCGATCGAGATCGACATCCGGATCTCCGACACAGCGAAATAAGAAAAATCCCGTGCATCCTTCGTGAGAGTTGTTCCACGAGTTTCTGCGAGCCGTTTTCTAAAGCTGTATTCACACTGGCTAGGACAAGAACTTTCGATTGTGTTTCAATCGCCTTACGGTCAGGCATTGGATGAATGGCATAGAAAGTAACACTATGCAAAATTAAAAAAACGTGTCTACCTTTCGTTGGAAACGACGTATAAATTTAGACAAATTACGAACCGCAGTAGAAATAATAGATTCTACGCTCCGTTTTTTAATAGTATGCACGATGAACTGTTGgctaattttacaaaaataagaTTTCTCCCTACGCTTTAAAAATGACGTATTACTCAACCGTAAGTAAattgtaaaatagaaaattattaaacaGCAAGCGAAAAGAGGGAGACGTCTTTTGTCGAAAAAATGTTAAGTTTACTTTCCTATCGATGAATTTTGAATTCATCTTACCTACGCAATGGAAAACTTACGTTGTTCTTACATTGCAATGTATTTTGCAATGTAATGCATTAGGATTCTGAAACGTTATCAAACTTACTTGATAAGGTGCTGGTAGATAAACTCCGCTATTTAATGAGAGCAGGAACACGCATTTAACCAGCAAGGCTGCAAATACAAGAGCAGCAGGTAAGCCGACTAATCTAAATGCAGCGCAGGACAGAGGGTTTTGACTGAGGGAGGCTGCTGCTGAGAGTCCTGCCAGGAGGAAAAGGCCTAAAAGTAGAGCTTGTCCCAGAAATAAATGTCGTCTGTTTGGCGCGGTTACCCTTGCCTGGAAAATTTCATCAAATGTTACGTTGTTTGTATGTATTTTTATGGTGAAGATAATATTTACACCGACTATTTTTGTGCTATTGACGAAACGTATTCTAAGAGCATAATTTACATTATATACGATTTTGTAGGACAGAAATTCTGGGAGAATAATGTAAGTAAGCAGTAAACGGCGGCGTCTCACGCGAGAAAATCAGCATGCTCTAATTTTTCTTCCTTAACGAAGGAAACCTCGATATGGCAAACAGAAAGTATCTCAATGTATGTTTCTAAGGTAAAATCTCCCTGTTTATCTGCGTTTGCCCTATTAATGTTCGACAAGCTAGAAAGATACGATAAGGATTGTTGCATGTCAGACTTTTCGCAAAGTGAATCTTTACATGCCGCGATATAATCATACATAGGTAAATTATAATTACGCGGGTTAATTTCACCAATTAGACTAACTAATAAAGCAGCCGTACGTATCTGTTAAAGTAAACATGTAACCCTTGACGATGCATGCAACTACATGCATATGTTTGAtaaaatgaattaaattaattgttgctttaatttacactaatatttaatttctcatttgtgagaatattaaataaaagagaaaggaCGAGCAGTAATTGGTTCTGAAAATATTTGGTCGGGAATACCCCTCCTGTCTTGCAATTTAAATTTGAGAGAATGACGATCAACGTTAAAATCCTTGGCAGCATAATGACGCTATTAAAGATAGTATAGACATCAAAGCTATCAAAGGCTTTCCTGGTGGCTCCTGTTCAATGGAGTGTATCGATACGAGCAGACGACACGACTAGGAGAAATAGGCAGTCGACATGCAAACTAGGCCTAGGTCTCGGCGAAATTACGAGCGTGCTGGTTATTGGAGCTTGTCGAAGTATGAACGAAAACAATTACCATAAATTCTTGTATACATTTCCACGTACTATCGAGAGGAAAAGAGATAAAGGTTTCTTTCTAAGCTCTATTAATCCGGTGCTTCCTCAAATTTCAATTATAGATGCTTATACGACCGCGAAAATACGTTTCACGCTATCGCACGCGATCGGTTCAATTGGTAACAAGCTCTTCCCGCTTTTTTTAGCGCTTGTAAAACAAAACGTCTTTGCGCTCTATTTCCGGTAGTGAAACCGTCGAATTATAAATTGTATGTCACCACGACGCTTGCATTTTAAAATAATACCCTTCACGATTTCTATTTATTATCTTTACAAATACCTTTGGggattttttaaatgaaaaccaTTGAGAAGCGTAAAGCGATTACGTGATATACAAGTAATCTACAATGGACGAGAGAAAAATTAGGATCGACCGTGCATAGATTTAACGGAATTTTTATAAAcgatgtttttcgataaatAAATTGTACATTCCTCTATTTTCACCAGCCAACTATCGTTTTTCTGATGTTCAGTTGAATTTGCGATCGACCGAGATCGGTTTGAAAAAGGTTGGTTGTAAAGGTAAACGAACCGACCTTGAGCAGTACGAAAACCTCGAAGCCAGCCATGAGGAGCATCGTGGCTGCGCTGAGGGCCGCCAGAGGAAGAGCCCAGGGTCGTTGTCTGAGCAAGGACCTCGAGTACGGCCGAGTATCGACCTCGATCTCCTGGTTCTTCTTTCCAGGAGGCATTTTGAACACCGAAACCGTCCTGTTCGGTGCTGGAACGCTGATGACACTCGCTACACTGGCCAGACCGTTCTTGTCCATCGCTACGTCGCTAGGTACCAGGAAGAATTCAGTCGACAACTCGTAGTCCTTCGAGGCTTGAGCTCGTATCGCCGTAGTTCCGGTTGGACCAAGCCAGCTCGCTGTGGCCCACGACAAGATAATCGGGCTCAGTCTCATCGCGTCATCCGTACTTCCGTGGTTATCTCTGTATGGCTCTGTATGGCTCCAAGTTTCTGTAGCGTCACCGGGACATGCACCGTTTCCTGCGTAAGCGCATCCTTATGCGCCCGCCTCCCTTTCCTCCGAAGAATGGCACACCTGTAATTACGATTCGCCTCGGTAATTAAGCCTTGTCGGTTCATTTGATTAGATTTAGTGCCCGGGTAAAAGTGAGCACCGGTTTTAATCAGGAACTGCTTGGAAATCGCACTAACGCGCGTCGCTAATAATCAAACCAACAAATGGAAAATTGCTTTTCTCTCGAAGAAAATATAGACCGTACGTTGTATACTCGTTCTTCCGTCGTACTTCGTCCTACGATTTTTACATTTCCTTCTTGGAAGTTGTATAAATTAAAGatttacgttgtgacgtaaatGAGATGTTTCTAATTTATCTCGCTTTTACCACCACGAGCTCTTCGATCATCTCGCTACAAGTATAACATAACAATCGCGATAACAATATTCAAAAACTGATACTTGTACTATAACTAAATACACGTGGAGAAAGAATTCATTATTTTCCCAATTACTATAACAATAGGCTATAACTATTTTTAAAGCAAACGTTTACCGCAGAAAAATTCTTTACAAACAATTTTGAAAATAACCGGTGCTAATAGAAGCAAATAAAACCGCAGCCTATTCTGTATGAGAGCCAGGCATGACCAGTCCGCAGGCATTCACGGAGTCTAACACCATTAATTATTATGAACAGGGTCAGCGGTAAGTAGAGTGAAGCATAGACTGAGTAAAACCAGAGTAAAACCTGTAAAAACAGGTATCACGGTGCACATTACTGTAATCGATTTAACATTGAATTATACGAATATTAACTATGACTTTGTATTTAATCATGATAATAAATGAACCTTTCAAGTGTCGATCATTGTCTGTCTTCGATATCTCGACGATACTGCTTGCCACACATTTCTTCCTCGTATCAACTTCTTCTAACGATAATGttatgttttctttcttttttactttaatTATAAACACTATCAAAATTATAACAAAACACAATTGCGAAGTAGATTCGAAAGTCTTTTTGTATCCTTAGAGAATGTTTTTCGTATCGAATAATTCGATGCAACGAAGGTCAACGAACACTATGCAAGTTGTTCCAAGATCTTCGATACTAAATGATATTTTCTGTCAGAGCATGGACCAGTTCTCCGATAGGACAAGTCAGTGGAGTGGCCACGAAGCGCGCGTTGTGGGAGCCGAACTCCGACTAAGTCAACAAGCATTCTCGAGGGAGAAACTGGAAGCAGACTGGAGTTCCGTTCTGGAGGTGAAGCCTATCCGTTACGGAGGAGCCAGGGAGATGGTGATGACGATGCTGAGGTAGTAGTGGCATACAGCAGGAGCGGATCCACGCAAACCTTTCCAATAGAGTTTTCTTTTTCTATCGAATAGTTTAAATAATGGAATATCAATATTTTGCTAAAAATAATACAAGCTATTACGCCAAAATTGAGTACTGAATTACGAACGAGCGATACTTCTTACTTACAATTACTTGATGAAACATTTTAGGTGAGAATCGTAGTTGGATACTTGTTCATCttcgatattttataaattttcattacGTAGGTGCTATTTttggtataaaaaatataagttCATCGAATTGTTGGACTgatgaataaaaatttataattcgatataattatacatacatatatatatatatatatatatataaatgtgcaAAATAGAAACTTCGATAATCTTTTTAACAATTCATTTTTatcaaagaaaattttatttcgtatGATGTGCGTGTTATTTCATATAAATTACACGTTTAATGAAATATAGTATAATTATAGTGAATACAGTATAAATAGGTATACGATATTTAGAAGTCTAATAAAGTAACATTATCTCATATATATAGAATAGTTGcagtaagaaataagaaattcggAAGATCATCTCGACGAATGAATTGACTTGCCTCTCATGAATTGTAATTGGCTGGCTTTATTATCGTGAACAGGTCTATTTTATCGAGACGGATTCGATCTGATCCGCCCCTGACAAGATGAGAGAAGAAGCCGTGtggaataaaagagaaatagagagaAGGATcggaatgaaagaaagaaaaagaaagaagctgGTCCTCCGACGTCGAGGACCGGACCCAGCGACACATTTACATATCGTACGTGTAATAACCTCGAAAAAGATTTAACAATGGTCCCGGGACGGTTCTTCTCGGTTGCAAAGAAGAGGAAAGAGGCGAGTGCGCGGCTCGGTGGATGAGGAAAGATCGAAGAAATGTTTAACGAGTTTCTGCGCATTCTTAAACTACGAAAAATGGCAAATACTCTCACGGACAGATCCAAGGTCTTCTTTTTCATTACGGAATTCGCTGTAAAAAGAATTatagtaattttattttcaagtcAGTCATCttgatatataataaatataatataatataataagtatataataaaatggTAAATGATATATAACGACAATTTAAAAGGAAAGATCTTCGTTAAAAGAAGAGCAAGTAATTATATACGATCGGATAAAACTCTTACTCGACGCTAGTAGTGAAAATTATTTACCTTGGCCTAGAAATTGCTTATAAAATTATTCGTAGCTGATGAAAGTGATAACAGAGATTTTGTTTCTGGATCTAAGCGGCGCGTCCTGTTTGAGCTCGAACTAGATAATATGTAAGTAATATGTAGGCGGCCGGGCGTCACAGATCAATGATTGTTTGTGCACATACCTTCAGTAGCCATACACGATCAATCCCTTGCAACCAAGGTTCGATGAACTCTACCTCGAAAACCGGCCAAACCGTTTGCACGTTTGGTTCGGGTGGCTCAACTTGGTTGATAGTAAGTTCGAACACGTCTTACGTTTCTTACGTTTCCTGAAAACAATGATTCCAAACACAGAGCTCGCCAGATAAAAATCTTGAAATTCGAATGCATCAGTGCCTAGAATTTCCATCATTTCCGCTACTAACGTATACTCGACGGACACCACATTTTAATGGCGTTTAATTCGATGCAGTTTATTTTAGCGATCCAAGTCATCGCCTATATGTTTAAAAGTAGAAGTCAACTTTTAGTACTGCAATTATGGATACACTTATCCAAAGCATCCATTAGTCCGTGGGAAACTATaactaaaaataaaagaatataactcGTACTCGTCCCTGTTCTATAATTTTATGCGAGATGTGGAGGACATATCTATCGTAGTTTAATGATTTCAACATtgttttaaatttcaattaattcttTTTTTGGTACGGTTAAAGATTTTCGATACATATGCCCGCTCTTTTTTTATATGTTCCGCAATAATGCTACCGACAAACCGGCTTCAACCggaaacataaatattaaaCTTACCAAATTTGACACAAAGCTTTGCAGCGTACCTGGCAAGACTTGGAAGCCAGTTTTTCTACGTTTATTCGAGGTTTGAACATGCTTTACGTCCTTCTCGTTATTCCAAGCAAACATCAGTCGACGAAGACATGTTGGATTTACGATATATCCTTAGGTACGATACAATCTGTACCATTCTGatgaaattatacatattaagCTATACAAAGTACATCGGCAACGATGTTCCTTGAAAATATAATCATATATGAAAAAAATTATATCTGTTTCATAATGTACAAAAATCATAGAACATAGATAATATCTCCGCACGAATTACGTTCAATTTCTCGCTAAGTAAGAATTCATTAGAACAAAAAGAATTCGCCGATTTCTTCAACTAAATTCCTTTCTCGATAATAACTGCCGTACTGCCAGACCCGGCTGTTAGAAATGAGATTTACATCCTTATAGGTTGCAGTTTAAGAACAGCTTTACTAAGAGAAACGTCTTAACCATTGAGACAAGGGAAAAATTGATAGAACAATAGACGCTGTCAAAGACAACGAACAACGAAAATCTTTCTTCGAGGCTAGTGTATACAAATGCGTACGATGTACAATGTCTCGCAATGG
Above is a window of Bombus affinis isolate iyBomAffi1 chromosome 5, iyBomAffi1.2, whole genome shotgun sequence DNA encoding:
- the LOC126916716 gene encoding uncharacterized protein LOC126916716, which translates into the protein MRLSPIILSWATASWLGPTGTTAIRAQASKDYELSTEFFLVPSDVAMDKNGLASVASVISVPAPNRTVSVFKMPPGKKNQEIEVDTRPYSRSLLRQRPWALPLAALSAATMLLMAGFEVFVLLKARVTAPNRRHLFLGQALLLGLFLLAGLSAAASLSQNPLSCAAFRLVGLPAALVFAALLVKCVFLLSLNSGVYLPAPYQALVLGFAVLVQVAIIGQWFYGEPPTVVQVQNTGQNSPMSCCKTPLGQIVASLGYPGALLVAVACLAVRARGVRDNNREAAFIGLAVGLSLPIWISSAIGSVAASTESDREAWLAYGLLTTSLLVFLTMFLPKGRQLAALGREASATVIRDRDDALSSLPGSRYSPSFFHFKPAEASLKRKMHYHSGDRVALVSSAIPGCTACRHGGSPIYSDDVHAPMETFVLPPGMYLRPEDAGNLYTTLSANPNVFFQRAAHPGMMY